In Acidimicrobiia bacterium, a single genomic region encodes these proteins:
- a CDS encoding enoyl-CoA hydratase/isomerase family protein, with amino-acid sequence MTDRFAAFESLDFDRPDPGVLRITLAGPGLNAVSPRMHRDLASVWPAVDDDPATAAVVVRGAGEAFSAGGSFELIDEVAESHDARLRVMRETRDLVVRMLECSKPIVSAIRGPAVGAGLAVALLADISVASRAARLLDGHTRLGVAAGDHAVLVWPLLCGMAKAKYLLLSSKTVSGEEAERIGLVSLCVDDDDVDETALQVARELAAGSSSAIRLTKLALNEWYRTFTPAFDASLAYEFLGFGGTDIHEGIAAVRERRRPRFSGPATPEG; translated from the coding sequence GTGACCGACCGCTTCGCGGCGTTCGAGTCGCTCGACTTCGACCGACCCGACCCGGGGGTGCTGCGGATCACGCTCGCCGGCCCCGGGCTCAACGCCGTGAGCCCCCGCATGCATCGCGACCTGGCCTCGGTGTGGCCGGCGGTCGACGACGACCCGGCCACGGCCGCGGTCGTGGTGCGGGGCGCGGGCGAGGCCTTCTCGGCCGGCGGCAGCTTCGAGCTCATCGACGAGGTCGCCGAGAGCCACGACGCCCGCCTCCGGGTGATGCGCGAGACCCGCGACCTCGTCGTGCGCATGCTCGAGTGCTCGAAGCCGATCGTCTCCGCGATCCGGGGTCCCGCGGTCGGTGCCGGGCTCGCGGTCGCGCTGCTCGCCGACATCTCCGTCGCGAGCCGCGCCGCCCGGCTCCTCGACGGTCACACGCGCCTGGGCGTGGCCGCCGGCGACCACGCCGTGCTGGTCTGGCCGCTGCTGTGCGGCATGGCGAAGGCGAAGTACCTGCTGCTCAGCTCGAAGACCGTGAGCGGCGAGGAGGCGGAGCGGATCGGCCTGGTCTCGCTGTGCGTCGACGACGACGACGTGGACGAGACGGCGCTCCAGGTGGCGCGAGAGCTCGCCGCCGGCTCCTCGAGCGCCATCCGGCTGACGAAGCTCGCCCTGAACGAGTGGTATCGAACCTTCACCCCCGCCTTCGACGCCTCGCTCGCCTACGAGTTCCTCGGCTTTGGCGGCACCGACATCCACGAGGGCATCGCGGCCGTGCGCGAGCGCCGGCGGCCGCGGTTCTCCGGCCCGGCCACGCCGGAGGGATGA
- a CDS encoding pyrimidine reductase family protein, with protein MPPPASSPDQPILRELFPVPGDADLHALYRPTLTATHDRHVRVNMISSVDGGSSRAGTSGSLGGTADRLVFTAIRSFADVIVVGAGTMRAEGYGPARLGDPDRRARVERGQSPVPPIAVVTQRVDLDWAAPFFAAAEAAPLIVTAAASRTRVPAEAPVAAVLLAGTDRVDLTSALAELSQRGYRRVLVEGGPTINGELAAADAVDELCLTVAPTLLGGPSSRIVRSGDEGPAPAMRLESVVTADGFLFLRYGRERPPAPPSGSGRPDAAG; from the coding sequence ATGCCTCCGCCCGCGTCCTCGCCCGACCAGCCGATCCTCCGGGAGCTCTTCCCGGTGCCGGGGGACGCCGACCTCCACGCCCTCTACCGGCCGACGCTCACTGCAACGCACGACCGCCACGTGCGCGTGAACATGATCTCGAGCGTCGACGGCGGCTCGTCGCGCGCCGGCACCTCGGGGTCGCTCGGCGGCACCGCCGACCGGCTCGTGTTCACGGCCATCCGCTCGTTCGCCGATGTCATCGTCGTCGGGGCCGGCACCATGCGCGCCGAGGGCTACGGGCCGGCGCGCCTCGGCGATCCCGACCGGCGGGCTCGCGTCGAGCGCGGCCAGTCGCCGGTGCCACCGATCGCCGTGGTCACCCAGCGCGTGGACCTCGACTGGGCCGCACCGTTCTTCGCCGCCGCCGAGGCCGCGCCGCTCATCGTCACCGCCGCGGCGTCACGCACGCGGGTGCCGGCCGAGGCGCCGGTCGCCGCCGTGCTCCTCGCGGGGACCGACCGGGTCGACCTCACGTCGGCGCTCGCCGAGCTGTCCCAGCGGGGGTACCGCCGGGTCCTCGTCGAGGGCGGCCCCACGATCAACGGCGAGCTCGCGGCCGCGGACGCCGTCGACGAGCTGTGCCTCACCGTGGCACCGACGCTGCTCGGCGGCCCGAGCTCGAGGATCGTCCGCAGCGGCGACGAAGGACCGGCCCCGGCCATGCGCCTGGAGTCGGTCGTCACCGCCGACGGGTTCCTGTTCCTCCGCTACGGGCGCGAGCGCCCGCCCGCGCCGCCGTCCGGGTCAGGGCGTCCCGACGCCGCCGGATGA